A genome region from Lucilia cuprina isolate Lc7/37 chromosome 3, ASM2204524v1, whole genome shotgun sequence includes the following:
- the LOC111686705 gene encoding endoplasmic reticulum membrane-associated RNA degradation protein-like: MFSLPNSSLINAKIAQFYKSNIAKDIDNVSIYYHDNGALNSQNIVEYLWPNQEVKDVFKVLETYEYEDYFIICNKMLPIFQYNKQLLNNLDKHFENVFKISWMGKNVKHYLDMRSSYYNNNTTETVEHVLLLTSILANAITNVYLTQNQGKHAPHLLKDLINSKEIIEVFGLEMVLILKILMGSPNSINLRNIVWHGFPKPTEIPNYYVNVLLILIHSLGCLIETKNLIIKERFQITTFNEHIKLITENYKFKHLDLENLQQHVKELNNDFKSYWLQLISHYKSQKYKEFIILVLPQIELLLRLHYGQVNNFDVSAKLDEYYITMDTIFETEVINAEEQHVSLNKLLDFENSFFEGCFHILYDIFISPNGCRLRDKVSHGEVCLEALDNSELCLLILHIFVSLLFPLNYRLFDNYESNLHINCLTKVKLTKCLKQLKAFYENHLLNKELPLISLAFQHHKILIFKRPKKENELVLIINKIAENILKTILNYDESIAVRKNLLDQRELHSKRRKTLEKMQMALPDIFETLTLMLSSISKIYCLLQNNYTVILKEAFICDKTLRFLKHCLTISENFVKYSHCESNEWIKSLELCRKYDDFHKKLFLYEE; this comes from the exons atgttttctctaccaaattctagtttaattaatgcaaaaattgcccaattttataaaagtaatattgcTAAGGATATAGATAATGTTTCTATCTATTACCATGATAATGGTGCCCTTAATTCGCAAAATATTGTGGAATATTTGTGGCCAAATCAAGAAGTGAAAGATGTTTTTAAAg ttctggAAACATACGAATATGAAGACTACTTCATAATATGCAATAAAATGTTACCAATTTTTCAATACAACAAACAACTCTTAAACAATTTagataaacattttgaaaatgtttttaaaattagttgGATGGGTAAAAATGTGAAACATTACTTGGATATGAGAAGCAgctattataacaataatacAACAGAAACTGTGGAACATGTCTTACTTTTAACCTCAATACTGGCAAATGCTATAACTAATGTATACTTGACACAAAACCAAGGGAAACATGCACCGCatttattaaaagatttaataaattctaaGGAAATAATAGAAGTTTTTGGTTTGGAAATG gttttaattttaaaaatcctaATGGGTTCTCCAAATTCTATTAATCTGCGTAATATTGTTTGGCATGGTTTTCCAAAACCTACAGAAATTCCTAATTACTATGTTAATGTATTGCTAATATTAATACATTCGTTGGGCTGTCTAATAGAAACGaaaaatttgataataaaaGAAAGATTTCAAATTACAACATTTAATGAACACATCAAACTTATTacagaaaactataaatttaaacatttagatCTGGAAAATCTACAGCAACATGTTAAAGAacttaataatgattttaaatcATATTGGTTGCAGTTAATATCTCACTATAAATCACAAAAgtataaagaatttattatacTAGTACTGCCACAAATTGAATTATTACTGAGATTACATTATGGTCAAGTGAATAATTTTGACGTTAGCGCTAAATTGGATGAATATTATATAACTATGGATACCATATTCGAAACTGAAGTAATAAATGCCGAAGAACAACATGTATCCCTTAATAAATTACTAGATTTTGAAAACTCCTTTTTCGAGGGATGTTTTCATAtattatatgatatttttatttctccAAATGGTTGTCGTTTACGGGACAAAGTTAGTCATGGTGAAGTTTGTCTAGAGGCTTTAGATAATTCAgaattatgtttattaatacTTCATATATTCGTTTCATTATTATTTCCTCTAAATTATCGATTATTTGATAATTATGAAagtaatttacatataaattgtttaactaaagttaaattaacaaaatgtttaaaacaattaaaagctttttatgaaaaccaTTTACTAAATAAAGAATTACCTTTAATTTCGCTGGCGTTTCAACATCacaagattttaatatttaaaagacctaaaaaagaaaatgaattagtgttaataataaataaaatagcagaaaatattcttaaaactatattaaattATGACGAGTCTATAGCTGTAAGAAAAAATCTTTTGGACCAACGTGAACTACATTCTAAACGACgtaaaactttagaaaaaatgCAAATGGCTTTACCTGACATATTTGAAACGTTAACTTTAATGTTGTCTTCTAttagtaaaatttattgtttattacaaaataattacacAGTAATTTTAAAGGAGGCATTTATATGCGATAAAACTTTAAG atttttaaaacacTGTTTAACTATAAgcgaaaattttgttaaatattctcACTGTGAAAGTAATGAATGGATTAAATCTTTGGAATTATGTCGTAAATATGATgattttcataagaaattatttttatatgaagagTGA